One Candidatus Methylomirabilota bacterium genomic window, TCTACCTTTGTCGCCGCGGGCGCTGGCTGTGTCGCCGCGGGCGCTGGCGCTGCCCACCCGACGCCGGCGGCCAGCGCGACGGCAAGAGCGGCGCCGGCGAGCCCGCGTGTCATGACGGCTCCTTCAGCAGGGCGTCCAGGTGTCGGCGGGCGATGTTGTCGGTCAGCGCTCCCACGTGCTTGAAGCGCACGCGCCCCCGGCTGTCGATGAAGAAGGTCTCGGGCACGCCGTAGACACCGTAATCCACCGCGACCCGGCCGCGGGGATCGGGAGCATTCGGGAAGGAATGCTCGAAGCGGCTGAGGAACTCCCGGGCCGCCGCTTCCTTGTCCTGGATGTTGACGCCCACGACCGTGACGCCCTTGTCCTTGTAGGCCTGCCAGGTGCGCTCGAGGGCCGGCGCCTCCTCGTAGCAGGCCGGTATGCACCACGAGGCCCAGAAATTGAGCATCACCACCTTGCCGCGGAGGCCCTCGAGGCTCAGGGGGGTGCCCGCGAAGGTCGTAAGAGAAAAGGCCGCCGCGGGCCTGCCCAAAAGCGGCGAGGGGACCTCGCGAGGGTCGGTCTTGAAGCCGTAGGCCAGCAGCACCAACACCGGAATGACGGCCGCGGGGATCGCCCACCGCAGCCTGGATGCGCTCACGCCGGTCTCCGCGCGTCCGGCAGGATGGCCAGCGCCGCCCCGAGCGTCAGCACCACGCCGCCCAGCCAGAGCCAGGAGACCATGCGGTTGACCTGGAGCTTGACCGTTGCGTGGGAGCCGTCGCTGGCGAAGTCGCCCAGCACGAGGTAGATGTCCTCGAAGAAGCCGAGGCGGTAGTCCACAGCCGCGATGGGCGTCTGTTCCTGCGGGTAGAACTTCTTCGCGGGGTAGAGCATGTGGGTGCCCGCTCGCCCGTTCGTCACCGTGAACGCGCCCGTGACCTTGCCGTGGTTGGACTCCTCCGAGGCCGAGAGCCCGTCGAATCGAACCTGGTAGCCAGCCAGCTCAGTGCTCTGGCCCTTGTCGAGCGTGACCTCCTTCTGCACCGACCAGGCCTGCGAGCCCGCCACGCCAAGCGCGATGACGAGGATCCCCAGGTGGACGATGAAGCCGCCGTAGCGGCGATTCTGCCGCAGCAGCAGGTTCCAGGTCGCGGCGAGCCAGCCGTCGCCGCTCCGCCGCCGCGCCCGCACCGCGCGAAAGTAGTCGAGGGCGATCGTGCCGGCGACGAAGACGACGAGCGCCATGACCGTGACGACGAGGACATTGCCCATCCCGAAGAGCCGCAGCGTCGCTTGCGCGATGATGCCGGTGATGATGCCGGCCAGGACAGGCTTGAGGAAATTGCGCTTGAGGTTCTCGGCCGATGCGCGGCGCCAGGCGATGAGGGGCCCCACGCCCATCAGGAAGAGCAGGGCGAGGAAGACCGGGATGTTGACCAGGTTGAAGAAGGGCGCGCCCACGCTGATCTTGACTCCGCGCACGGCCTCGGAGATGAGCGGGAAGACGGTCCCGAAGAAGACGGTGAAGGCCGCGGCGACCAGGAAGAGGTTGTTCAGGAGGAAGGCGGACTCCCTCGAGACGACCGAGTCGAGCACGCCCTCGGCGCGCAGGCGCTCCACCCGCGAGGCGAGCAGCGAGAAGGAGCCGAGCAGCACCAGCGCCAGGAAGGCCAGGAAGAAGACGCCGATCGAGCCCTGGGTGAAGGAGTGGACGGAGCCGATGATTCCCGAGCGCGTCAGGAAGGTGCCGAAGATCGTGAGGCCGAAGGTCAGGATGATCAGGGAGAGGTTCCAGAGCTTGAGCATGCGCCGCCGCTCCTGGACCATCACCGAGTGCAGGAACGCCGTTGCGGTGAGAAACGGCATGAAGGCCGCGTTCTCGACGGGGTCCCACGCCCAGTAGCCGCCCCAGCCCAGCACGTGGTAGCTCCACCAGCCGCCGATGAGGAGCCCGAGTGCGAGGAAGTACCAGGCGATGATGGTCCAGCGCCGCGTGATGGTGATCCACTCCTCGCCGGTGCGCCCGACGATGAGCGCGGCTATGGCGAAGGCGAACGGCACCGTGAAGCCCGTGAATCCCAGGTAGAGGGCGATGGGGTGGGTGATCATGCCCGAGTCCTGCAGCAGCGGGTTGAGGCCGCGGCCGTCGGCCGGGATCGGCGTGAGGCGCTCGAAGGGCGGGGCCGGGATCGTCATGACGAGAAGGAAGAAGGCCAGGATGCCCAGCATGACCGAGAGCACCCACGGGTAGAGCTCGGCTTGGCGGCGCCGGTACTGGATGACCACGATCAGCGTGTAGATCGACAGCATCCAGGACCACAGGATGATGGAGCCCTCCAGCGCCCCCCAGAGCGCCGTGATCCGGTAGTAGAAGGGCGTGCCGCGATTCGTGTTGATGGCGACGTAGTGCACCGAGAAGTCGAAGGTCAGGAAGGCATAGAGCATGAGCGCGATGCAGGCGGTGATGAGCGCCCAGGCCCCCACCGCGGCCCGCTCGCCCGAGCGGAGGAGCGCCGCGCGTCCGGTGCGGGCGCTCATCGCCGCGGCAACGGCGCCCCAGAGCGCAAGGACGAACGCGGCGACGGTCGCGCCGTATCCCAGCTCCGGGATCACTTACCGTCTCCGCGCAGGCTCTTCATCAGCTCTTTATACCCCGGCTGGGCGCCGTCGTGGGGCGCCTTGTACTCCTCGGAGTGCTTGGCCAGGATCAGCGAGGCCTTGAAATAGCCGTCCTTCGTCCAGGAGCCTTCGACGACGGCGCCCCGCCCCTCGGCGAAGAGGTCGGGCGGCGCGCCCTTGTGCCTGACGGGGACGCTCGCCTTGCCGTCCCCGAGCGTGAAGGAGAGATCCAGGCTCTT contains:
- a CDS encoding TlpA disulfide reductase family protein; translation: MSASRLRWAIPAAVIPVLVLLAYGFKTDPREVPSPLLGRPAAAFSLTTFAGTPLSLEGLRGKVVMLNFWASWCIPACYEEAPALERTWQAYKDKGVTVVGVNIQDKEAAAREFLSRFEHSFPNAPDPRGRVAVDYGVYGVPETFFIDSRGRVRFKHVGALTDNIARRHLDALLKEPS
- a CDS encoding heme lyase CcmF/NrfE family subunit; the protein is MIPELGYGATVAAFVLALWGAVAAAMSARTGRAALLRSGERAAVGAWALITACIALMLYAFLTFDFSVHYVAINTNRGTPFYYRITALWGALEGSIILWSWMLSIYTLIVVIQYRRRQAELYPWVLSVMLGILAFFLLVMTIPAPPFERLTPIPADGRGLNPLLQDSGMITHPIALYLGFTGFTVPFAFAIAALIVGRTGEEWITITRRWTIIAWYFLALGLLIGGWWSYHVLGWGGYWAWDPVENAAFMPFLTATAFLHSVMVQERRRMLKLWNLSLIILTFGLTIFGTFLTRSGIIGSVHSFTQGSIGVFFLAFLALVLLGSFSLLASRVERLRAEGVLDSVVSRESAFLLNNLFLVAAAFTVFFGTVFPLISEAVRGVKISVGAPFFNLVNIPVFLALLFLMGVGPLIAWRRASAENLKRNFLKPVLAGIITGIIAQATLRLFGMGNVLVVTVMALVVFVAGTIALDYFRAVRARRRSGDGWLAATWNLLLRQNRRYGGFIVHLGILVIALGVAGSQAWSVQKEVTLDKGQSTELAGYQVRFDGLSASEESNHGKVTGAFTVTNGRAGTHMLYPAKKFYPQEQTPIAAVDYRLGFFEDIYLVLGDFASDGSHATVKLQVNRMVSWLWLGGVVLTLGAALAILPDARRPA
- a CDS encoding cytochrome c maturation protein CcmE; this translates as MSRRGRFVTGGLVIAAAIAYLIWSGVSQSVVYFVTPSELLAAPAPSKTYRLGGMVQAGSLTWEPKSLDLSFTLGDGKASVPVRHKGAPPDLFAEGRGAVVEGSWTKDGYFKASLILAKHSEEYKAPHDGAQPGYKELMKSLRGDGK